One region of Malania oleifera isolate guangnan ecotype guangnan chromosome 6, ASM2987363v1, whole genome shotgun sequence genomic DNA includes:
- the LOC131157724 gene encoding GDSL esterase/lipase At5g41890: MGMMAARRWRGWGCGLTFIIETVCVVAVWLQLLHVVACGGFTSFVFGDSLVDAGNNDYLLTLSRADSPPYGIDFAPSGGNPTGRFTNGRTISDILDEALGAKSFTPPYLAPNSEAEATVGGINYASGGSGILDETGSFFIGRVPLREQVDYFEQSRRYIVSKMGENGTMRFLEKAIFSLTVGSNDILNYIQPTLPFLPRHTMVSPPTFQDYLISNFTLQLKRLHGMGARKMVVVGVGPLGCIPFVRALSLLPSGQCSSEANDFIRAYNARLRHVVDDLNREMGPGVVFVYANAYDIVMSIIRGYPQFGFENADDPCCGGYIPPFICFQGNTTDEEKNSSVVCEDRSKYVFWDAYHPTEAANRLIADNLLDGPKPLCYPINLRQLHHYTPPPAAGKPPK, translated from the exons ATGGGGATGATGGCGGCGAGACGGTGGAGGGGATGGGGTTGTGGGTTGACGTTCATAATTGAAACCGTGTGTGTGGTGGCGGTGTGGTTGCAGTTGCTGCATGTGGTGGCCTGTGGAGGTTTCACATCGTTCGTGTTTGGGGACTCGCTGGTGGACGCCGGCAACAATGACTATCTGCTAACCCTATCCAGGGCCGACTCCCCTCCTTACGGCATTGACTTTGCGCCCTCTGGTGGTAATCCCACCGGCAGATTTACCAATGGCCGAACCATCTCTGATATTTTAG ACGAAGCGCTAGGGGCGAAGTCATTTACTCCGCCGTACCTGGCCCCAAATTCTGAAGCTGAAGCCACCGTGGGAGGAATCAACTACGCGTCTGGAGGTTCGGGGATCCTGGACGAAACGGGGTCATTTTTC ATAGGGAGAGTGCCGTTGAGGGAGCAAGTGGATTACTTCGAGCAGAGTAGAAGATACATAGTGAGCAAAATGGGAGAGAATGGGACGATGAGATTTTTGGAGAAAGCAATATTTTCTTTAACGGTTGGGTCGAATGATATTCTGAACTACATCCAACCGACGCTTCCATTTCTTCCAAGACACACCATGGTTTCCCCTCCTACTTTCCAAGATTACTTGATCTCCAATTTCACCCTCCAACTCAAG CGACTGCACGGGATGGGAGCCAGAAAAATGGTGGTGGTGGGGGTGGGACCCTTGGGGTGCATACCCTTTGTTAGGGCACTCAGCCTCTTACCCAGCGGCCAGTGCTCGTCGGAGGCCAATGACTTCATCCGGGCCTACAACGCCAGATTGCGACACGTGGTGGACGACTTGAACCGAGAGATGGGCCCCGGAGTTGTGTTTGTCTACGCCAACGCCTACGATATTGTCATGTCCATCATCCGTGGTTACCCTCAATTTG GGTTTGAGAATGCGGACGATCCATGCTGCGGGGGGTACATCCCACCCTTCATATGCTTCCAAGGGAACACTACTGATGAAGAGAAGAACAGCTCAGTGGTGTGTGAAGATAGATCCAAGTATGTGTTCTGGGACGCCTACCACCCCACCGAAGCTGCCAATCGCCTCATTGCCGACAACCTCCTCGACGGCCCCAAGCCCCTCTGCTATCCCATCAACCTCCGCCAGCTCCACCACTACACCCCCCCGCCAGCCGCCGGCAAACCCCCAAAGTAA